A single window of Serinus canaria isolate serCan28SL12 chromosome 14, serCan2020, whole genome shotgun sequence DNA harbors:
- the ZNF598 gene encoding E3 ubiquitin-protein ligase ZNF598 isoform X1 produces MVGRRSSPRSVVRAGRRGAEAAMAAMAGAGPGPAEGPCVLCCGELDVVALGRCEHPICYRCSVRMRALCGVRYCAVCREELRQVVFGRKLPSFSSIALQQLQHEKKYDIYFMDAEVYALYRKLLQHECSLCPDAKPFNTFADLEQHMRKQHELFCCKLCVKHLKIFTYERKWYSRKDLARHRIHGDPDDTSHRGHPLCKFCDERYLDNDELLKHLRRDHYFCHFCDSEGAQEYYSDYEYLREHFREKHFLCEEGRCSSEQFTHAFRTEIDYKAHKSACHSKSRAEARQNRHIDLQFTYTPRHPRRTDGVVGGDDYEEVDRFNRQGRASRLSSRGSQQNRRGSWRYKREEEDRDVAAAVRASVAAKRQEEKKRVEDKEEGSSSSRGRKEDLRDPDVLGSKRVPKSSNDVTEAAANGVLSQDDFPAIGSAAGPLQGSAQPALVKLKEEDFPSLSSSAAPTISSGMSLMYTATARKAAFQEEDFPALVSKVKPTNRTVTHITSAWNNGSSKNVVKAMCSPCVNQPAKKPSLNTSKASKKSNKLCESDDEDGSGGLTTQEIRNTPTMFDVSSLLAASTSQTFTKVGKKKKMGVEKQSPSSPRPPQEPPCPRPAAEKPLEAEQPCRAFPAAHGPLVNGHAEKASAGCAAPKEPPGLKKPPVTNKCPLPQEDFPALGSSGSARMPPPPGFNSVVLLKNPPPPPGLSVPVSKPPPGFAVIPSSTISEPVTTALKEPKSCHGSYLIPENFQQRNIQLIQSIKEFLQSDESKFNKFKTHSGQFRQGLISAAQYYKSCRELLGENFKKIFKELLVLLPDTAKQQELLSAHNDFRVKEKQSSNKPKKNKKNVWQTDSPPDLDCYICPTCRQVLTQQDVVTHKALHLEDEEFPSLQAISRIIS; encoded by the exons ATGGTGGGGCGGCGCTCTAGCCCGCGCTCAGTGGtgcgggcggggcggcgcggggccgaGGCCGCCATGGCCGCCATGGccggcgcggggccgggcccggcggaGGGGCCGTGTGTGCTGTGCTGCGGGGAGCTGGACGTGGTGGCCCTGGGCCGCTGCGAGCACCCCATCTGCTACCGCTGCTCCGTGCGGATGCGGGCGCTCTGCGGCGTCCGGTACTGCGCCGTGTGCCGGGAGGAGCTGCGGCAG GTGGTGTTCGGGCGGAAGCTCCCGTCCTTCTCCTCCAtagccctgcagcagctgcagcatgaGAAGAAATACGACATTTATTTCATGGATGCCGAGGTGTACGCGCTGTACAG gaagctgctgcagcacgAATGCTCCTTGTGCCCGGATGCAAAGCCCTTCAACACCTTTGCAGATCTGGAGCAGCACATGAGGAAGCAGCACGAGCTCTTCTGCTGCAAACTCTGTGTTAAACACCTAAAG ATCTTCACCTACGAGAGGAAATGGTATTCCAGGAAGGACCTGGCCCGGCACCGGATCCACGGGGACCCCGACGACACCTCCCACCGGGGCCACCCCCTCTGCAAGTTCTGTGACGAGCGCTACCTGGACAACGACGAGCTGCTCAAGCACCTGCGCAGGGACCACTACTTCTGCCACTTCTGTGACTCTGAGGGGGCTCAGGAGTACTACAG TGACTACGAGTACCTGCGGGAGCACTTCAGGGAGAAGCACTTCCTGTGCGAGGAGGGCCGCTGCAGCTCGGAGCAGTTCACGCACGCCTTCCGCACCGAGATCGACTACAAGGCCCACAAGAGCGCCTGCCACAGCAAGAGCCGCGCCGAGGCGCGCCAGAACCGCCACATCGACCTGCAGTTCACCTACACGCCCCGGCACCCGCGCAGGACCGACG GTGTTGTAGGTGGAGATGACTACGAGGAGGTTGACAGGTTCAACAGGCAAGGGAGGGCGAGCAGGTTGAGCAGCCGAGGGAGCCAGCAGAacaggagaggcagctggaggTACAAGAG ggaagaagaagaCAGGGATGTTGCAGCAGCAGTCAGGGCATCTGTGGCAGCCAAACggcaggaagagaagaagagggTGGAGGACAaagaggaaggcagcagcagcagcagggggagaAAGGAGGATTTGAGGGATCCCGACGTGCTCGGCTCCAAACGTGTGCCAAAGTCTTCAAACGATGTCACAG AAGCAGCTGCTAATGGAGTGCTCAGCCAGGACGACTTTCCAGCAattggctctgcagcaggacctCTCCAAGG ctctgcccagccagcaCTGGTTAAACTTAAAGAAGAAGATTTCCCAAGCTtgtcctcctctgcagctcccaccatCTCATCAGGGATGTCTCTGATGTACACAGCCACTGCCAGGAAAGCAGCCTTCCAGGAGGAGGatttcccagccctggtgtcCAAAGTGAAGCCCACCAATAGGACGGTAACTCACATCACATCTGCATGGAACAATGGTTCCAGTAAAAACGTAGTCAAAGCCATGTGCAGCCCCTGTGTCAACCAGCCAGCCAAAAAACCAtccttgaacacctccaaaGCAAGTAAGAAGAGCAATAAACTCTGTGAATCAGACGACGAGGACGGCAGCGGTGGCCTGACCACCCAGGAGATCCGCAACACCCCGACCATGTTCGACGTCTCGTCCTTGCTGGCAGCTTCTACCTCACAAACTTTTACAAAAGTGggcaagaaaaagaagatgggGGTTGAGAAGCAGAGCCCATCATCCCCCCGCCCGCCCCAGGAGCCGCCGTGTCCCAGGCCAGCCGCAGAGAAGCccctggaggcagagcagccctgcagggcgtTCCCTGCTGCTCACGGCCCCCTTGTCAACGGGCACGCGGAGAAAGCgtcagctggctgtgctgcacccAAAGAGCCCCCCGGCCTTAAAAAGCCCCCAGTGACTAACAAATGCCCTTTACCTCAGGAAGACTTCCCAGCCCTTGGGAGCTCAGGATCAGCCAGGATGCCCCCGCCACCAG gCTTTAACTCCGTGGTGCTGTTGAAGAACCCTCCTCCGCCTCCGGGCCTGTCGGTGCCTGTCAGCAAACCCCCCCCGGGCTTCGCTGTCATCCCATCCTCCACCATCTCTGAACCTGTCACTACAGCTCTGAAAGA GCCAAAATCCTGTCACGGATCATACTTGATACCTGAGAACTTCCAGCAGAGGAACATCCAGCTCATACAATCCATTAAGGAATTCCTTCAGAGTGACGAGTCCAAGTTCAATAAATTTAAAACTCATTCTGGGCAGTTCAGGCAG ggGCTGATCTCTGCAGCTCAGTATTACAAAAGCTGCCGGGAACTGCTGGGGGAAAACTTCAAGAAGATTTTCAAGGAGTTGTTGGTGTTGCTGCCAGACACGGCCAAGCAGCAGGAACTGCTCTCTGCTCACAACGACTTCCGGGTCAAGGAGAAGCAAAGCTccaacaaacccaaaaagaacaaaaagaacgTTTGGCAGACGGACTCCCCCCCCGACCTCGACTGCTACATCTGCCCCACGTGCAGGCAGGTGCTGACCCAGCAGGACGTTGTGACCCACAAAGCTTTGCACCTCGAGGATGAGGAGTTCCCCTCGCTGCAGGCAATCAGCAGGATCATCAGTTAG
- the ZNF598 gene encoding E3 ubiquitin-protein ligase ZNF598 isoform X2, producing the protein MAAMAGAGPGPAEGPCVLCCGELDVVALGRCEHPICYRCSVRMRALCGVRYCAVCREELRQVVFGRKLPSFSSIALQQLQHEKKYDIYFMDAEVYALYRKLLQHECSLCPDAKPFNTFADLEQHMRKQHELFCCKLCVKHLKIFTYERKWYSRKDLARHRIHGDPDDTSHRGHPLCKFCDERYLDNDELLKHLRRDHYFCHFCDSEGAQEYYSDYEYLREHFREKHFLCEEGRCSSEQFTHAFRTEIDYKAHKSACHSKSRAEARQNRHIDLQFTYTPRHPRRTDGVVGGDDYEEVDRFNRQGRASRLSSRGSQQNRRGSWRYKREEEDRDVAAAVRASVAAKRQEEKKRVEDKEEGSSSSRGRKEDLRDPDVLGSKRVPKSSNDVTAAANGVLSQDDFPAIGSAAGPLQGSAQPALVKLKEEDFPSLSSSAAPTISSGMSLMYTATARKAAFQEEDFPALVSKVKPTNRTVTHITSAWNNGSSKNVVKAMCSPCVNQPAKKPSLNTSKASKKSNKLCESDDEDGSGGLTTQEIRNTPTMFDVSSLLAASTSQTFTKVGKKKKMGVEKQSPSSPRPPQEPPCPRPAAEKPLEAEQPCRAFPAAHGPLVNGHAEKASAGCAAPKEPPGLKKPPVTNKCPLPQEDFPALGSSGSARMPPPPGFNSVVLLKNPPPPPGLSVPVSKPPPGFAVIPSSTISEPVTTALKEPKSCHGSYLIPENFQQRNIQLIQSIKEFLQSDESKFNKFKTHSGQFRQGLISAAQYYKSCRELLGENFKKIFKELLVLLPDTAKQQELLSAHNDFRVKEKQSSNKPKKNKKNVWQTDSPPDLDCYICPTCRQVLTQQDVVTHKALHLEDEEFPSLQAISRIIS; encoded by the exons ATGGCCGCCATGGccggcgcggggccgggcccggcggaGGGGCCGTGTGTGCTGTGCTGCGGGGAGCTGGACGTGGTGGCCCTGGGCCGCTGCGAGCACCCCATCTGCTACCGCTGCTCCGTGCGGATGCGGGCGCTCTGCGGCGTCCGGTACTGCGCCGTGTGCCGGGAGGAGCTGCGGCAG GTGGTGTTCGGGCGGAAGCTCCCGTCCTTCTCCTCCAtagccctgcagcagctgcagcatgaGAAGAAATACGACATTTATTTCATGGATGCCGAGGTGTACGCGCTGTACAG gaagctgctgcagcacgAATGCTCCTTGTGCCCGGATGCAAAGCCCTTCAACACCTTTGCAGATCTGGAGCAGCACATGAGGAAGCAGCACGAGCTCTTCTGCTGCAAACTCTGTGTTAAACACCTAAAG ATCTTCACCTACGAGAGGAAATGGTATTCCAGGAAGGACCTGGCCCGGCACCGGATCCACGGGGACCCCGACGACACCTCCCACCGGGGCCACCCCCTCTGCAAGTTCTGTGACGAGCGCTACCTGGACAACGACGAGCTGCTCAAGCACCTGCGCAGGGACCACTACTTCTGCCACTTCTGTGACTCTGAGGGGGCTCAGGAGTACTACAG TGACTACGAGTACCTGCGGGAGCACTTCAGGGAGAAGCACTTCCTGTGCGAGGAGGGCCGCTGCAGCTCGGAGCAGTTCACGCACGCCTTCCGCACCGAGATCGACTACAAGGCCCACAAGAGCGCCTGCCACAGCAAGAGCCGCGCCGAGGCGCGCCAGAACCGCCACATCGACCTGCAGTTCACCTACACGCCCCGGCACCCGCGCAGGACCGACG GTGTTGTAGGTGGAGATGACTACGAGGAGGTTGACAGGTTCAACAGGCAAGGGAGGGCGAGCAGGTTGAGCAGCCGAGGGAGCCAGCAGAacaggagaggcagctggaggTACAAGAG ggaagaagaagaCAGGGATGTTGCAGCAGCAGTCAGGGCATCTGTGGCAGCCAAACggcaggaagagaagaagagggTGGAGGACAaagaggaaggcagcagcagcagcagggggagaAAGGAGGATTTGAGGGATCCCGACGTGCTCGGCTCCAAACGTGTGCCAAAGTCTTCAAACGATGTCACAG CAGCTGCTAATGGAGTGCTCAGCCAGGACGACTTTCCAGCAattggctctgcagcaggacctCTCCAAGG ctctgcccagccagcaCTGGTTAAACTTAAAGAAGAAGATTTCCCAAGCTtgtcctcctctgcagctcccaccatCTCATCAGGGATGTCTCTGATGTACACAGCCACTGCCAGGAAAGCAGCCTTCCAGGAGGAGGatttcccagccctggtgtcCAAAGTGAAGCCCACCAATAGGACGGTAACTCACATCACATCTGCATGGAACAATGGTTCCAGTAAAAACGTAGTCAAAGCCATGTGCAGCCCCTGTGTCAACCAGCCAGCCAAAAAACCAtccttgaacacctccaaaGCAAGTAAGAAGAGCAATAAACTCTGTGAATCAGACGACGAGGACGGCAGCGGTGGCCTGACCACCCAGGAGATCCGCAACACCCCGACCATGTTCGACGTCTCGTCCTTGCTGGCAGCTTCTACCTCACAAACTTTTACAAAAGTGggcaagaaaaagaagatgggGGTTGAGAAGCAGAGCCCATCATCCCCCCGCCCGCCCCAGGAGCCGCCGTGTCCCAGGCCAGCCGCAGAGAAGCccctggaggcagagcagccctgcagggcgtTCCCTGCTGCTCACGGCCCCCTTGTCAACGGGCACGCGGAGAAAGCgtcagctggctgtgctgcacccAAAGAGCCCCCCGGCCTTAAAAAGCCCCCAGTGACTAACAAATGCCCTTTACCTCAGGAAGACTTCCCAGCCCTTGGGAGCTCAGGATCAGCCAGGATGCCCCCGCCACCAG gCTTTAACTCCGTGGTGCTGTTGAAGAACCCTCCTCCGCCTCCGGGCCTGTCGGTGCCTGTCAGCAAACCCCCCCCGGGCTTCGCTGTCATCCCATCCTCCACCATCTCTGAACCTGTCACTACAGCTCTGAAAGA GCCAAAATCCTGTCACGGATCATACTTGATACCTGAGAACTTCCAGCAGAGGAACATCCAGCTCATACAATCCATTAAGGAATTCCTTCAGAGTGACGAGTCCAAGTTCAATAAATTTAAAACTCATTCTGGGCAGTTCAGGCAG ggGCTGATCTCTGCAGCTCAGTATTACAAAAGCTGCCGGGAACTGCTGGGGGAAAACTTCAAGAAGATTTTCAAGGAGTTGTTGGTGTTGCTGCCAGACACGGCCAAGCAGCAGGAACTGCTCTCTGCTCACAACGACTTCCGGGTCAAGGAGAAGCAAAGCTccaacaaacccaaaaagaacaaaaagaacgTTTGGCAGACGGACTCCCCCCCCGACCTCGACTGCTACATCTGCCCCACGTGCAGGCAGGTGCTGACCCAGCAGGACGTTGTGACCCACAAAGCTTTGCACCTCGAGGATGAGGAGTTCCCCTCGCTGCAGGCAATCAGCAGGATCATCAGTTAG
- the NPW gene encoding neuropeptide W, producing MARGQLSGGAWGALVLLGLMLPAAPAGAWYKHVASPRYHTVGRASGLLMGVRRSPYLWRRELPAEPPRHPGSPAGDSPPAPGRPAGESPPAAAPAPPPPGPGRLLQRLLRRGWGWGGPRPAPARPPPGPRQPQLFPLEDLALSR from the exons ATGGCGAGGGGACAGCTATCGGGGGGCGCCTGGGgggccctggtgctgctggggctgatgCTGCCGGCCGCCCCGGCGGGCGCCTGGTACAAGCACGTCGCCAGCCCCCGGTACCACACGGTGGGTCGCGCCTCGGGGCTGCTGATGGGGGTCCGCCGCTCTCCCTACCTCTGGCGGCGGGAGTTGCCGGCCGAGCCCCCCCGGCACCCCGGGAGCCCCGCCGGGGACAGTCCCCCGGCCCCGGGCCGCCCCGCCGGGGAGAGCCCCCcggccgccgccccggccccgccgccgcccggccccgggcgCCTCCTGCAGCGCCTGCtccggcggggctggggctggggcggcccccgcccggcccccgcccggcccccgcccggGCCCCGCCAGCCTCAG ctcttccctctcgAAGACCTGGCTCTGAGCCGCTGA